In a single window of the Lujinxingia litoralis genome:
- a CDS encoding NeuD/PglB/VioB family sugar acetyltransferase, with product MEWVYIPMLNANEDEAEVVDVLVEEGQKVSRGDVLCTLESTKATADVEAPSAGYVRALAFSSGQRARVGQPLCALTETMEEAVHVSSPQVPPAPVDDLPRATRRAAALASEYDVDLRAIPHQGILTERDILAHLGESPGALRAPGDQATATPAVEVGAGGQAIVIYGAGGHARVVIDMVREGRRDLRIVGIVDDSPDRPSEVLGVPVLGDASTFAELRERGVRLAALGVGAVTHNALRAELFSRLRREGFILPNLIHPRACVEPSVLMGQGNQIFAGAVVSSCVSLGDNTVINSNVVVSHDCVIDDHVHLTPGALLAGGVQVGARSVIGMGVTIFLGVQVGADVVIGNGSHILTDVADQQVIRPSLS from the coding sequence ATGGAATGGGTCTACATCCCGATGCTCAACGCCAACGAAGACGAAGCCGAAGTGGTAGACGTCCTGGTGGAGGAGGGCCAGAAAGTCTCGCGCGGCGACGTGCTGTGCACGCTGGAGTCCACCAAAGCCACCGCCGACGTGGAAGCTCCGAGCGCGGGATACGTGCGTGCGCTGGCATTTAGCTCCGGACAACGTGCCCGAGTGGGCCAACCGCTCTGCGCGCTCACCGAGACGATGGAAGAGGCCGTGCACGTCTCCTCCCCCCAGGTGCCTCCAGCCCCGGTGGATGATCTTCCCCGGGCCACTCGCCGCGCCGCGGCGCTGGCCAGCGAGTACGACGTCGATCTGCGCGCGATTCCCCACCAGGGCATCCTCACCGAACGTGACATTCTGGCGCATCTCGGCGAGAGCCCCGGCGCGCTGCGCGCGCCGGGCGACCAGGCCACCGCCACCCCGGCGGTGGAGGTGGGCGCCGGCGGCCAGGCCATCGTCATCTACGGGGCCGGCGGCCACGCCCGGGTGGTCATTGATATGGTGCGCGAGGGGCGACGCGATCTGCGCATCGTCGGCATCGTCGATGACTCCCCGGATCGCCCCTCCGAGGTGCTGGGGGTCCCGGTTCTGGGCGACGCCTCGACCTTCGCCGAGCTGCGCGAACGCGGCGTGCGCCTGGCCGCCCTGGGCGTGGGCGCGGTCACTCATAACGCCCTGCGCGCGGAGCTCTTCTCCAGGCTGCGCCGCGAAGGCTTCATCCTGCCCAATCTTATCCACCCGAGGGCCTGCGTAGAACCCTCGGTCCTGATGGGCCAGGGCAATCAGATCTTCGCCGGCGCTGTGGTCAGCTCCTGCGTGAGCCTGGGAGACAACACCGTGATCAACAGCAACGTGGTCGTCTCTCACGATTGCGTGATCGATGATCACGTGCACCTCACCCCCGGCGCCCTGCTGGCCGGCGGCGTACAGGTGGGCGCCCGCTCGGTGATCGGCATGGGCGTCACCATCTTTCTGGGGGTACAGGTCGGCGCCGATGTCGTCATCGGCAACGGCTCCCACATTCTCACCGATGTGGCCGATCAACAGGTGATACGTCCCTCGCTCAGCTGA
- a CDS encoding sugar transferase, which yields MPIYDKLKRTFDLTAAGAGLLVTAPVLAASAATVYVTMGRPLFYRQQRPGLHGEPFELIKFRTMRLSRPGQDDIGSEAQRITPVGHFLRSTSLDELPTLLNVFRGEMSLVGPRPLLMRYLPRYSPEQARRHEVRPGITGWAQVNGRNALSWDEKFALDVWYVDHRSLALDLTILFKTLSKVFAREGINQDGHATMPEFMGNEDQTPKDLQKGA from the coding sequence ATGCCAATCTACGACAAACTCAAACGCACCTTTGACCTCACCGCCGCCGGCGCCGGGCTGCTCGTCACCGCCCCGGTGCTCGCCGCCAGCGCCGCCACGGTATACGTCACCATGGGGCGCCCACTCTTCTACCGGCAGCAACGCCCGGGGTTGCACGGAGAGCCCTTTGAGCTGATCAAGTTTCGCACCATGCGCCTCTCCAGGCCGGGGCAGGACGACATCGGCTCGGAGGCCCAGCGGATCACCCCGGTGGGGCACTTTCTGCGCTCGACCAGCCTTGATGAGTTGCCCACCCTCCTCAATGTGTTTCGCGGCGAGATGAGCCTGGTCGGACCGCGTCCGCTGCTCATGCGCTATCTTCCCCGCTACAGCCCCGAACAGGCTCGCCGCCATGAGGTACGCCCCGGAATCACCGGATGGGCCCAGGTCAACGGCCGCAACGCGCTGAGCTGGGACGAGAAATTCGCGCTCGATGTCTGGTATGTCGATCACCGCTCGCTGGCGCTGGATCTTACCATTCTCTTCAAAACGCTAAGCAAGGTCTTTGCCCGCGAAGGCATCAACCAGGACGGCCATGCCACCATGCCCGAGTTCATGGGAAACGAAGACCAAACGCCTAAAGACCTCCAGAAAGGCGCCTAA
- a CDS encoding ATP-grasp domain-containing protein, which yields MKVLITGAGALLGQGIIRALRATTLDATIIAVDPSPLAAGLYWAHRAHLVPLASDPTFLQAFEEILARESPDVVLVGTDVELRLLAAHRARLEETYHTRLLISAEQVVTIAEDKWLTYQFLNERGLGCPRSALPSEVDALIEEVGYPLIIKPRVGCRSVGVRLVEERSALEQALAEQPDAIIQECVATPFDEYTAGALVFEGRCEASIVMRRLLRDGNTYQAFVAPYPELNAQVREIAEALGAYGPVNVQFRLDGERIKVFEINARFSGTTPLRACAGFNEVEIALRQVLYNEPVVQPTVQPMTILRHWAETVVTDDVAQATHALATPSLAGLRAALGMLW from the coding sequence ATGAAGGTGCTCATCACCGGTGCTGGCGCGCTGCTCGGACAGGGCATCATCCGCGCGCTTCGCGCTACCACGCTGGACGCCACGATCATTGCAGTCGACCCCAGCCCTCTGGCGGCCGGCCTCTACTGGGCGCATCGTGCCCACCTGGTACCGCTGGCCTCCGATCCAACCTTTTTGCAGGCTTTTGAAGAGATCCTCGCCCGCGAGTCTCCCGATGTGGTGCTGGTGGGCACCGATGTGGAGTTGCGTCTGTTGGCCGCTCACCGCGCGCGTCTGGAGGAGACCTACCACACGCGTCTGCTCATCAGCGCGGAGCAGGTCGTGACGATTGCCGAGGATAAGTGGCTGACCTACCAGTTTTTAAATGAGCGCGGGCTGGGATGCCCGCGTTCGGCCCTTCCCTCGGAGGTCGATGCGTTGATCGAGGAGGTGGGTTATCCGCTGATCATCAAACCGCGGGTGGGCTGTCGTTCGGTGGGGGTGCGTCTGGTGGAGGAGCGAAGCGCGCTGGAGCAGGCGCTGGCCGAGCAGCCCGACGCCATCATTCAGGAGTGCGTGGCCACGCCCTTTGATGAGTACACCGCCGGGGCGCTGGTCTTTGAGGGGCGCTGCGAGGCGTCGATTGTGATGCGGCGCCTCTTAAGAGACGGCAACACCTACCAGGCCTTTGTAGCGCCTTATCCCGAACTCAATGCCCAGGTGCGCGAGATCGCCGAGGCGCTGGGGGCCTACGGGCCGGTCAACGTGCAGTTTCGCCTGGACGGGGAGCGCATCAAGGTCTTTGAGATCAACGCGCGCTTCTCGGGCACCACGCCCTTGCGGGCCTGCGCGGGCTTTAATGAGGTAGAGATCGCCCTGCGCCAGGTGCTCTATAATGAGCCGGTGGTGCAACCCACCGTGCAGCCGATGACGATCTTGAGGCACTGGGCCGAGACCGTCGTGACCGATGACGTTGCCCAGGCCACCCACGCGCTGGCCACGCCTTCTCTCGCCGGGCTGCGCGCGGCGCTGGGCATGCTGTGGTGA
- a CDS encoding ElyC/SanA/YdcF family protein: protein MWMIKKTVAMLLLPLGMVAGLLMLGLALWWRWPQSRVGPLLVAAAGAGLLFASCSPGADLLLRPLEQKYPPLSDQALLAGEPPTHVVVLGAGYIEDERYPLVSQLHSEGVLRLVEGIRLVGKLPGAILVVSGGARGDGRPSAQASRELAVELGVDPARIALADRAQDTAQEARQVQELAGPGARVVVVTSASHMPRAMQLFERQGLSPIAAPTAHRVIEGRAGGLWPNATHLRKTERALYEWVGRAFVSLGGS from the coding sequence ATGTGGATGATTAAAAAAACGGTGGCCATGCTGCTCTTGCCGCTGGGAATGGTGGCGGGGCTGCTGATGCTGGGCCTGGCGCTGTGGTGGCGCTGGCCCCAGAGCCGGGTGGGACCGCTGCTGGTGGCGGCGGCCGGTGCCGGGCTGCTCTTTGCCAGTTGCTCGCCGGGGGCCGACCTGCTCTTGCGCCCGCTGGAGCAGAAGTATCCGCCCCTGAGTGACCAGGCGCTTTTGGCCGGGGAGCCCCCGACCCATGTGGTGGTGCTGGGCGCCGGGTATATTGAAGATGAGCGCTACCCGCTGGTGAGTCAGCTGCATTCGGAGGGGGTGCTGCGCCTGGTGGAGGGGATTCGCCTGGTGGGGAAGCTGCCCGGGGCGATCCTGGTGGTCAGCGGAGGCGCGCGCGGCGACGGGCGCCCCAGCGCGCAGGCCAGTCGGGAGTTGGCCGTGGAACTCGGGGTTGACCCGGCGCGCATTGCCCTGGCCGACCGCGCGCAGGATACCGCTCAGGAGGCCCGCCAGGTTCAGGAGCTGGCCGGCCCCGGGGCGCGGGTGGTGGTGGTGACCAGCGCCTCGCATATGCCGCGGGCCATGCAGCTCTTTGAGCGCCAGGGGTTAAGCCCCATCGCCGCGCCAACGGCCCACCGGGTCATCGAGGGGCGCGCAGGCGGGCTGTGGCCTAACGCCACGCATCTGCGAAAGACCGAGCGCGCGCTCTACGAGTGGGTCGGTCGCGCCTTTGTCTCGTTGGGCGGAAGCTAA
- the rfbD gene encoding dTDP-4-dehydrorhamnose reductase translates to MVSTIVIASAGQLGSELYALLKERGEEVIGVNLDTCNLDNPASIEATLNRYPDARRVFNAAAFTQVDQAEQQPQAAFRTNALGVGFLAHACQQRQISLVHFSTDYVFGAEHTRPIQEDAHPGPLSVYGRSKLLGERLALQHNPRTFVLRSCGLYGAEHPNFVRAMLRVGQGRDPVAVVHDQIVTPTPARTLARAAIALSEREDFGIYHATAHGQCSWFDFARALFDHLDLHPQLRPVDSASWGAPAARPPYSVLENARLKHLGLTYFDDWYAELTAFLNEHGQRLLDELRPQTRPDTGHHRAAP, encoded by the coding sequence ATGGTCTCTACCATTGTCATCGCCAGCGCCGGCCAGCTGGGAAGTGAACTCTATGCCCTCTTAAAGGAGCGCGGCGAGGAGGTCATCGGGGTCAACCTCGACACCTGCAACCTCGATAACCCCGCCTCTATTGAAGCCACTCTCAACCGCTACCCGGATGCCCGACGCGTCTTCAATGCGGCGGCCTTTACTCAGGTCGACCAGGCGGAACAGCAGCCGCAAGCCGCCTTCCGAACCAACGCCCTGGGAGTGGGATTTTTAGCCCACGCCTGCCAGCAGCGCCAGATCTCCCTGGTGCACTTCTCCACCGACTACGTCTTCGGGGCCGAGCACACCCGGCCCATCCAGGAAGACGCCCACCCCGGCCCGCTCTCGGTCTACGGGCGCAGCAAACTCCTTGGCGAGCGGCTGGCGCTGCAGCATAACCCGCGCACCTTTGTGCTGCGAAGTTGCGGGCTCTACGGCGCGGAGCACCCGAACTTTGTGCGTGCCATGCTCCGAGTCGGTCAGGGCCGCGATCCGGTGGCCGTGGTCCACGATCAGATCGTCACCCCCACCCCGGCCCGGACTCTGGCCCGGGCCGCGATCGCCCTCTCGGAGCGCGAAGACTTCGGAATCTATCACGCCACCGCCCACGGCCAGTGCTCCTGGTTTGACTTTGCCCGGGCCCTCTTTGACCACCTTGATCTGCACCCGCAGCTGCGCCCGGTCGACTCGGCCAGCTGGGGCGCCCCGGCGGCGCGCCCCCCTTATTCCGTGCTGGAGAACGCGCGGTTAAAGCATTTGGGCCTGACCTATTTTGATGACTGGTACGCCGAACTGACAGCCTTTCTCAACGAGCACGGCCAGCGTTTGCTCGACGAACTCCGGCCGCAAACGCGCCCGGATACTGGACATCATCGCGCGGCGCCTTAA
- a CDS encoding gamma-glutamylcyclotransferase, with the protein MWIFGYGSLIWRPNFDYQARLCGEIRGYTRVFYQGSPDHRGVPEAPGRVVTLLPEPTAATFGVAFQLAPDQAERTLHQLDLREQGGYQRRLLPVFAPGHDTPLLDEALVYMATAENPHFLGAASPEAIAHQVALSHGPSGPNTEYVLRLAEALRAEGADDAHVFAVERALRALLSPP; encoded by the coding sequence ATGTGGATCTTTGGCTACGGCTCACTCATCTGGCGCCCGAACTTCGACTATCAGGCGCGCCTCTGCGGCGAGATTCGCGGCTATACCCGGGTCTTCTATCAGGGCTCGCCCGACCACCGGGGAGTCCCCGAGGCCCCCGGACGCGTGGTCACCCTCCTCCCCGAGCCCACCGCCGCCACCTTCGGCGTGGCCTTTCAGCTGGCCCCCGACCAGGCCGAGCGCACCCTGCACCAACTCGACCTGCGCGAACAGGGAGGCTACCAGCGTCGGCTCCTCCCCGTCTTCGCCCCGGGCCACGACACACCGCTCCTCGACGAAGCCCTGGTCTACATGGCCACCGCCGAGAATCCCCACTTTCTGGGAGCGGCCTCTCCGGAGGCCATCGCCCACCAGGTAGCCTTAAGCCACGGCCCCAGCGGCCCCAACACCGAGTACGTCCTGCGGCTGGCCGAGGCCCTGCGCGCCGAGGGCGCCGACGATGCCCACGTCTTTGCCGTGGAGCGCGCGCTACGCGCGCTCTTATCCCCCCCCTGA
- the yidD gene encoding membrane protein insertion efficiency factor YidD — protein sequence MALGVRQVVMVVMVLGLSACQSVPTATPGAQSWRTHKGEPTGAVAELSVRTLAVEVPDASGGSRVASGASGTGGMFNTAYRFYARHLTAVDGPRCEHRPTCSRYAYEAVQKHGFMFGTWLAIDRLTRSNRSSVLRRLPIEKIEEGKVYYRDPIDDNDFFL from the coding sequence ATGGCACTGGGTGTAAGACAGGTCGTGATGGTGGTGATGGTGCTGGGGCTGAGCGCCTGTCAGAGCGTGCCGACGGCGACGCCCGGCGCGCAGAGCTGGCGCACGCACAAAGGAGAGCCCACCGGGGCGGTCGCGGAACTCTCCGTGCGCACGCTGGCGGTGGAGGTTCCGGATGCGAGCGGGGGATCACGCGTGGCATCGGGGGCATCGGGGACCGGGGGCATGTTTAACACCGCGTATCGCTTTTATGCCCGGCATCTGACGGCGGTCGACGGGCCGCGCTGCGAACATCGTCCCACCTGTTCACGTTATGCCTACGAGGCCGTGCAAAAACACGGCTTTATGTTCGGGACGTGGTTGGCTATCGACCGGCTCACCCGTTCCAACCGCTCCAGCGTGTTGCGCCGCCTGCCGATCGAGAAGATCGAAGAGGGCAAGGTCTATTACCGCGATCCGATCGATGACAATGACTTCTTCCTCTGA
- a CDS encoding zinc ribbon domain-containing protein, whose protein sequence is MKEQLALLRELQNIDLELDEITKKKQEIVGRIQENTGFLDKLVEDLNTQKEELEEIRALQSQKKDDLKEINEQLTMRQKRLRDIGSTKEFNAVEKEIENFKKSGEQTEEELLHLLEVIESTQESIKEKEDKIIQLREGIAADESEAEKRLSELDAIISKLTARQEEARGQVSRRVIHKYDFIRSRRPGLAVVACKNGHCEGCFMALPPQQYIEVQRGNTLEICPSCNRILYFWEDSLGESSPSNALEA, encoded by the coding sequence TTGAAGGAACAACTGGCCCTGCTTCGAGAACTTCAGAACATCGACCTGGAGCTCGACGAGATCACCAAAAAGAAACAAGAAATCGTTGGCCGCATCCAGGAAAACACCGGCTTTCTCGACAAGCTGGTCGAAGATCTCAACACCCAGAAAGAAGAGCTCGAAGAGATTCGCGCCCTTCAGTCGCAGAAGAAAGACGATCTCAAAGAGATCAACGAGCAACTGACCATGCGTCAGAAGCGTCTGCGCGACATCGGCTCCACCAAAGAGTTCAACGCGGTGGAAAAAGAGATCGAAAACTTCAAAAAGTCTGGTGAGCAGACCGAAGAAGAGCTTCTGCACCTGCTCGAAGTCATCGAGTCGACGCAGGAGTCGATCAAAGAGAAAGAAGACAAGATCATTCAGCTTCGCGAAGGCATCGCCGCCGATGAATCCGAAGCTGAAAAGCGCCTCTCGGAGCTTGATGCGATCATTTCGAAGCTGACCGCTCGCCAGGAAGAGGCCCGCGGCCAGGTGTCGCGACGCGTGATCCACAAGTACGACTTCATCCGTAGTCGTCGCCCGGGTCTGGCCGTTGTCGCCTGCAAAAACGGCCACTGCGAGGGCTGCTTTATGGCGCTGCCGCCCCAGCAGTACATTGAGGTCCAGCGTGGCAACACCCTGGAGATCTGCCCCAGCTGCAACCGCATCCTTTACTTCTGGGAAGATTCGCTGGGCGAATCCTCTCCCTCCAATGCCCTTGAGGCCTGA
- a CDS encoding thymidine phosphorylase yields MRFVELIRKKRQGGELTKEELQRLVDAYTRGEVPDYQMSAFLMAVYFQSMTSAELSAWTGAMLHSGEVLDLSTVDGAKVDKHSTGGVGDKVSLILAPLAAAAGLKVPMISGRGLGHTGGTLDKLESIPGFDVNQSVERFLELVDTLGLGLIGQTGEIAPADKKLYALRDVTATVECIPLIASSIMSKKLAEGIDALVLDVKVGSGAFMKSMDRARELAQTMIGIGKAMDRPVRALITDMDQPLGLTIGNSLEVIESIETLRGEGPQDLTDLTVELVLEMLDVAGKVTDREASRNHLVELLHDGTALSVFEKIIEAQGGDASICADPSRLPLAKNTTVLEAWESGHISRIQAESVGIAAMELGAGRRRKEDDIDPGVGLVMEAKRGARVEKGQPLVTIYYNDDKELEKVRQMLREAIVIGEAPEDVPPLILERLS; encoded by the coding sequence ATGCGTTTTGTCGAGTTGATCCGCAAGAAGCGTCAGGGTGGCGAGCTCACCAAAGAGGAGCTCCAGCGTCTGGTCGACGCGTACACCAGGGGAGAAGTGCCCGATTACCAGATGTCGGCGTTTCTGATGGCGGTCTACTTTCAGTCGATGACCTCTGCTGAACTCTCGGCCTGGACCGGGGCGATGTTGCACTCGGGTGAGGTGCTCGATCTCTCGACGGTCGACGGCGCGAAGGTCGACAAGCACTCCACCGGCGGGGTGGGCGATAAGGTGTCATTGATTCTGGCCCCGCTGGCGGCGGCTGCCGGGCTGAAGGTCCCCATGATCTCGGGGCGCGGCCTGGGGCATACCGGCGGTACGCTCGATAAGCTCGAGAGCATCCCGGGGTTTGACGTCAACCAGAGCGTGGAGCGTTTTCTGGAGCTCGTTGACACCCTGGGGCTGGGGCTCATCGGTCAGACTGGCGAGATCGCCCCGGCCGACAAGAAGCTCTACGCGCTGCGCGATGTGACGGCGACGGTGGAGTGCATCCCGCTGATCGCCAGCTCCATCATGAGCAAGAAGCTGGCCGAAGGGATCGACGCGTTGGTGCTCGATGTCAAAGTCGGCTCCGGGGCCTTTATGAAGAGCATGGATCGGGCGCGCGAACTCGCGCAGACCATGATCGGGATCGGCAAGGCCATGGATCGTCCGGTGCGGGCGTTGATCACCGATATGGATCAGCCCCTGGGGCTGACGATCGGCAACAGCCTGGAGGTCATCGAGAGCATTGAGACCTTGCGTGGTGAGGGGCCGCAGGATCTGACTGATCTCACCGTGGAGCTGGTTCTGGAGATGCTCGATGTGGCCGGCAAGGTCACCGATCGCGAAGCGAGCCGTAACCACCTGGTGGAGCTGCTGCACGACGGCACCGCGCTCAGTGTCTTTGAGAAGATCATCGAAGCTCAGGGAGGCGATGCCTCGATCTGTGCTGATCCTTCCAGGCTGCCGCTGGCCAAAAACACCACGGTGCTCGAAGCCTGGGAGAGTGGTCATATCTCGCGGATTCAGGCCGAGTCGGTGGGGATCGCCGCCATGGAGCTGGGCGCCGGTCGTCGTCGCAAAGAAGACGATATCGATCCGGGCGTGGGGCTGGTCATGGAAGCCAAGCGCGGCGCGCGCGTTGAAAAAGGGCAGCCCCTGGTCACGATTTACTACAACGACGACAAAGAGCTGGAGAAGGTCCGGCAGATGCTGCGCGAGGCCATTGTGATTGGCGAGGCGCCCGAAGATGTGCCACCCTTGATCCTGGAACGCTTGAGTTGA
- a CDS encoding Hsp20/alpha crystallin family protein, whose translation MSSSLWFDDPYRLFRQELRSMMGKSSPVSPFAGTQGQVLAERTMGVFPPVNIYDDGESFLIRAEMPGIERDSLDVSSKADQVVIRGERSLERLEDADVHRRERDAGQFRRAITLPQAIDVSRVEASYTHGILEIIAPRKEDAKPRRIKIK comes from the coding sequence ATGAGTTCATCGCTTTGGTTTGACGATCCCTATCGACTCTTTCGCCAGGAGCTGCGCTCGATGATGGGCAAGAGCTCCCCCGTCTCGCCATTTGCCGGCACGCAGGGGCAGGTCCTGGCCGAGCGCACCATGGGCGTGTTCCCACCGGTCAACATCTACGATGATGGAGAGTCCTTCTTGATCCGCGCGGAGATGCCCGGAATCGAACGTGACTCGCTCGACGTGAGTTCCAAGGCCGACCAGGTGGTGATTCGCGGCGAACGTAGCCTGGAGCGCCTGGAAGACGCCGATGTGCATCGCCGCGAGCGCGACGCCGGGCAGTTCCGCCGGGCGATCACCCTGCCCCAGGCCATCGACGTGTCCCGCGTCGAGGCGAGCTACACCCACGGCATCCTGGAGATCATCGCGCCGCGTAAAGAGGACGCCAAGCCGCGTCGCATCAAGATCAAGTAA
- a CDS encoding Hsp20/alpha crystallin family protein, whose translation MARTSKSTKSSSRSNGNGASTGQEIAVHHKEELQEAEGTREGTYFRPVVDIYETSKALTLLADVPGTAAEDFEIDLRDNLLTITGSVHQLDTSRWQPLYSEYRIGHFMRQFRVGQQIDQTKISAEINDGVLKLTLPKAESAKPRKIEVRTS comes from the coding sequence ATGGCTCGTACATCCAAATCGACCAAGAGCAGCAGCCGCAGCAACGGCAACGGAGCATCCACCGGTCAGGAGATCGCCGTCCATCACAAGGAAGAGCTCCAGGAAGCCGAAGGCACCCGTGAGGGCACCTATTTTCGGCCCGTCGTCGACATCTACGAAACGTCCAAAGCCCTGACCCTGCTGGCAGACGTTCCCGGAACCGCCGCCGAAGACTTCGAAATCGATCTTCGCGACAATCTTCTCACCATCACGGGCTCGGTGCACCAGCTCGACACCAGCCGCTGGCAGCCCCTCTATTCCGAGTATCGCATCGGCCACTTTATGCGGCAGTTCCGGGTCGGACAGCAGATCGACCAGACCAAGATCAGCGCCGAAATCAACGATGGAGTGCTTAAACTGACCCTGCCCAAGGCCGAAAGCGCCAAACCGCGAAAGATCGAGGTCCGCACGAGCTGA
- a CDS encoding MgtC/SapB family protein, producing MVRAVAISLALGGIIGLERQSHREPESPLGSVGVRTFALSSLLGTVSVIAQGTLPGLPYVVGLGYFALLVAFFWHERRATEHEVGITTQISAMVVFVLGVLVPSVPMVAASIAVIVAIVLSLKRHTTTFVGLLTPAEIVSTMKFLLVTVVLLPLLPDAFIDPWGIYNPREIWLLVVLISGISFLGYFAIRFLGTSRGLVLTGVLGGMASSTAVALAMSRQVHQRPESRTVLLSAAFAIMLANAFMFARVTVAVAVVNLELVKTLWLPFMLMAIPGSVVAGLLWVTLVSHVRDRPDGREEPPALDEGTSLEIRNPFELVPALKFALLLVLIIGVAKGLQQVYGSQVIYLTAIFGGLAETNAISLAVARMAGSGELSAPVATQAIVIAILTNSLVKAGMSAFIGSRRLGAYVALGLAPILAVGLLAAFLLL from the coding sequence ATGGTGCGCGCCGTGGCCATCAGCCTGGCGCTGGGCGGCATCATCGGCCTGGAGCGCCAGAGCCACCGCGAACCCGAGAGCCCGCTGGGCAGCGTCGGCGTGCGCACCTTTGCGCTCTCCTCGCTGCTGGGCACCGTGTCGGTAATCGCCCAGGGCACCCTACCCGGTCTTCCCTATGTGGTGGGGCTTGGCTACTTCGCGCTCCTGGTCGCCTTTTTCTGGCACGAACGCCGCGCCACCGAACATGAAGTGGGCATCACCACCCAGATCTCGGCGATGGTGGTCTTTGTGCTCGGCGTGCTCGTGCCCTCGGTGCCCATGGTCGCGGCATCCATCGCCGTGATCGTGGCGATTGTGCTCTCACTGAAACGCCACACCACCACCTTTGTAGGCCTGCTGACGCCGGCTGAGATCGTGTCGACGATGAAGTTTTTACTCGTCACGGTAGTGCTCTTGCCGCTCTTACCCGACGCGTTCATCGATCCCTGGGGCATCTACAACCCCCGGGAGATCTGGCTGCTGGTGGTGCTGATCAGCGGCATTAGCTTTCTGGGCTACTTTGCGATCCGCTTTCTGGGCACCAGTCGCGGCCTGGTGCTTACCGGAGTGCTCGGGGGGATGGCGTCGAGCACCGCCGTGGCGCTGGCCATGTCCCGCCAGGTCCACCAACGCCCCGAATCGCGCACCGTGCTGCTCTCGGCGGCCTTTGCGATCATGTTGGCCAACGCCTTTATGTTTGCGCGGGTCACCGTCGCGGTGGCCGTGGTCAACCTGGAGCTCGTCAAGACGCTGTGGCTGCCCTTTATGCTCATGGCCATTCCCGGGTCCGTGGTGGCCGGACTCCTGTGGGTCACCCTGGTCAGCCATGTGCGCGACCGCCCCGATGGTCGGGAAGAGCCGCCGGCGCTCGACGAGGGCACCTCGCTGGAGATTCGCAACCCCTTTGAGCTGGTTCCGGCACTGAAGTTCGCCCTCTTACTGGTGCTGATCATCGGGGTGGCCAAAGGGCTTCAGCAGGTCTACGGCTCGCAGGTCATCTACCTGACCGCGATCTTCGGCGGCCTGGCCGAAACCAACGCCATCAGTCTGGCGGTGGCGCGCATGGCCGGTAGTGGCGAACTCAGCGCCCCGGTGGCCACCCAGGCGATTGTGATCGCGATCCTGACCAACAGCCTGGTCAAGGCCGGCATGAGCGCCTTTATCGGCTCCCGACGCCTGGGAGCCTACGTGGCCCTGGGTCTGGCGCCGATCCTGGCGGTCGGACTCCTCGCAGCGTTTCTCTTGCTCTAG